The sequence TTGGAAGAAAGCTTTAGATTAAATGGTGCAGCTCCACCCATCTGATTGGCAACCATTTGAATCTGAGGTTTACGGTTTCCACCATTGTACTCTATCCGGATCAAACGGGCATCGTCATTGGCAGTGAACCAGCCACTACCGTATTCAAGCATATATAAGTCTCCATTTTCTGCAAATTCGATATCCATTGGATTGGAAAATTTATAGCTGGGCATAAAACGCTCCATAGAGACAAGGTCTCCATTCTTGTCCATAGTGACAGCCATAATCCAGCCTCTCATCCATTCATATTCCAGAAATTTGCCATCATAATATTTTGGAAAGGCATGAGGAGCATTTTTAAAATCTTCGGAATAAAAAACCGGGCCGGCCATCGCATTTCTACCTCCACTACCTACCAGCGGAAACTCTTTGGATTCACCATATGGATACCACACAAAAGCTTTCTGGGCAGGAGGCAATACCTTTAATCCGGTATTATTTGGTGAATTGTTGATAGGTGCTGCGGGGTCCCATTTCTCCAATGACTTGTTGTTTACAAAATCATATTTGTTATAGGCTTTGTTATCTCCTACAAAATGTGGCCACCCATAATTTCCTGCTTTGCGTGCCTGCCCTACTTCATCATGCCCGGCAGGCCCTCTGGTCGAATCACCATTGGCCGCATCAGGTCCGACCTCTCCCCAGTAAAGGAACCCAGTATGCTGATCAATAGAAATGCGGAACGGGTTCCGATGTCCCATCGTATAGATCTCCGGACGGGTTTGTGCAGTGCCTTTGGCAAAAAGGTTACCTTCCGGAATAGTATAACTGCCATCTGGCTGAGGCTTAATGCGAATGATTTTACCCCGCAAGTCATTGGTATTTGCTGATGATTTCTGTGCATCCCATGCACTTCTTCCTTCACGTTCATCACTTGGACTAAATCCATTGGATCCATGAGGATTGGTATTATCACCTGTAGACAAATATAGGTTTCCTGCCTTGTCCCAGGCAATAGATCCTCCTGTATGACAACATTCTTCCCGTTGTGTAGGCACTTCCAGCAATACCTTTTTAGTTTCCATTGCCAGTTCATTTCCACGCATTTCATACCGGGTCAAAATGTTTTTAGAGGCTTCAGGTGTGGAATAGTAGAGATAAATCCAATGGTTTTGAGCAAAGTTGGGATCTTTATTTAGCCCTAACAAGCCGTCTTCTGCTACAGATTCTTTTCCTTCCTTGCTTACATATTTGGTACTAACAGGAATAGTCGCAATGGTTTTAAGTTCCTTCGTTTTGTTGTTGTACAACCTCACTTCGCCTTTACGTTGAATAAACAGGATACGATCCTTATCTAATAGTGTAAGCTCCATAGGTTCGTCCAGTTTCTCTGCCAAGACTACTTTTGTAAAACGATTCTCTTCCGGACGAGATTTGGTAAAGTCTAATGGTTTGGGTGCATCGCCACCAGTAGTATAATAAATACCTGCCCAAAGATGATTCAGAAAAAGTGGCTCTGAGAAAGTTTCATCCGTATGTCCCATTGTCGTATAAAATGAACGACCTCCATCAAACTCCTGATACCAGCTCATTGGGTGGTCATTTCCATTCTTACCACCGATATAGCTCTTTTCATCTATCTTCAATACAACATTGATCTTTGGTGAGATATTTTTAAAGCTATAAAACTCGTCACTGCGTTCAAAGGTATCAGGCATACCTTGTGTAGCCCAGTGATTTTTTTTGACTACACTAAATTTTCCTTTCTGCACATTACTTGGAGTCATAGGATGATCCAGGAAGTAGGCTCCTGCTAATTGTCCATACCAGGGCCAGTCATATTCTGTATCTGTAGCCGCATGAATCCCTACATAGCCACCACCAGCCTGAATGTATCTTTCAAATGCACTTTGCTGTTCTGCATTCAAAATATCTCCGGTTGTATTAAGAAAAATAACCGTATTGTACTTTTTGAGAGTACGCTCTGAAAATTGAGTGGCATCTTCAGTAAAACTCACTCCAAAGCCTTTTTCTTTTGCCATTTTCGTTAGTGCTACTTTTCCTGCGTCTATTGACTGATGCCGAAAAGCAGCAGTTTTACTAAACACAAGCACATTCAGTGTAGGAGCAGGCTTAAATGAAGAATGAATCAGGAACCATATACCTACGAGTATAGGGCTGAATCGGAGATATTTTGCTTTCATGAAGGATAGGGGTTTAACAGGTGTATAACAAAAGTAATGAATCAAAATATTATTGTCTAAAAATTAGACAATAATATTTTTACAATTCTATATTTGTAAGATCATATTTTTTTCTCAACCTAGAGGGGTAAGTTCTATACGATTGGACTTGAAAGAGGGAGTCTGAAAGCTATATGAGAAGAAAATTAGCCTGGTAATAGAGATACTTTCTACCTACATTCGCCTTCGCTGGAGCAGGACATAAACACATTTGAAATTTAATTTTATACCACAATCACATAGTATGCAGCCTCTCAATGAACAAGATTATATTCAACAAATTTCAATCGATTGTGTCATCTTTGGCTATCAGAAAAAAGAACTCAAGGTATTAGTACCCAAGCTCGCCTTCAAAGGAAATTTCTCCTCACTTCCAGGTGGATTCATTTTGCAGAATGAAAGTATAGATCAGGCAGCCCGGCGAATTCTGGAAGCACGTACAGGCCTGAAAGATATTTACCTTGAACAATTTCGTGTATTTGGAGATCTGGGCAGAAACAACATGCCATTCTTTGAGCAAATTGTTGACTTAAATCAGGATCAGGAAGGAGCTGAACCATTTAGCCAAAAGGAACTGGAATGGCTTACCCGAAGATTTATCTCCATTGGGTATTATGCATTGGTTGACATTCATCAGGTAGTTCCACAGAAAAGTGAGATTGACCAATCCATTGGATGGTATAATATCAAGGAATTACCTTCCATGATTATGGATCATAACCAGATCGTTAACAGCGCCCTCCAGTCTCTTCGTCTTAGTCTGGATCAGAAATTGATCGGGTTCACACTTCTTCCTGAAATCTTTACCATGAAAGATTTACAGGAATTGTATGAAACCATTTATGACAAACCTTTTGCTCGCAATAACTTTCAAAAAAAGATACTGGAACTTGATGTACTGGACCGCCTGGAAAAGAAGTTCACAGGAGCTGCTAACAAAGCACCTTATCTGTATCGTTTTCGGAAATAGCGAAGAGATGGTCTAAAACATTGAAAAAAAAATCTACTAATGTACCTTAGCAGCAAAGGCAGGAAGAGTTCGTAGCAAACTTATTGTTTCTTCTGGCACAACAGGCTTTTGGAATAACGTTGTAGCACCACCAATGACCAGTTGATAGGCAGCTTCCATAGTAG comes from Xanthocytophaga agilis and encodes:
- a CDS encoding ThuA domain-containing protein, which codes for MKAKYLRFSPILVGIWFLIHSSFKPAPTLNVLVFSKTAAFRHQSIDAGKVALTKMAKEKGFGVSFTEDATQFSERTLKKYNTVIFLNTTGDILNAEQQSAFERYIQAGGGYVGIHAATDTEYDWPWYGQLAGAYFLDHPMTPSNVQKGKFSVVKKNHWATQGMPDTFERSDEFYSFKNISPKINVVLKIDEKSYIGGKNGNDHPMSWYQEFDGGRSFYTTMGHTDETFSEPLFLNHLWAGIYYTTGGDAPKPLDFTKSRPEENRFTKVVLAEKLDEPMELTLLDKDRILFIQRKGEVRLYNNKTKELKTIATIPVSTKYVSKEGKESVAEDGLLGLNKDPNFAQNHWIYLYYSTPEASKNILTRYEMRGNELAMETKKVLLEVPTQREECCHTGGSIAWDKAGNLYLSTGDNTNPHGSNGFSPSDEREGRSAWDAQKSSANTNDLRGKIIRIKPQPDGSYTIPEGNLFAKGTAQTRPEIYTMGHRNPFRISIDQHTGFLYWGEVGPDAANGDSTRGPAGHDEVGQARKAGNYGWPHFVGDNKAYNKYDFVNNKSLEKWDPAAPINNSPNNTGLKVLPPAQKAFVWYPYGESKEFPLVGSGGRNAMAGPVFYSEDFKNAPHAFPKYYDGKFLEYEWMRGWIMAVTMDKNGDLVSMERFMPSYKFSNPMDIEFAENGDLYMLEYGSGWFTANDDARLIRIEYNGGNRKPQIQMVANQMGGAAPFNLKLSSKGTSDADGDLLTYSWKVTSKDGFTKLITTPNASLTLTKMGSYKATLTVNDGKGGISTQSMEITVGNEPPVLSLEMPKSNTSFYTANKPFPYEIKVKDKEDGTLEKGIDPSQVAVTIDYLPEGFDKIAIAQGHRSADASALFASGKKLIDASDCMACHSKDKKSIGPTYRAVALKYKDDKTALEKLTKKVISGGSGVWGETAMAGHPQLSTGDASEMVKYILSLSNESSKEKGLPVKGSYVAKVPPADKGKGVYIVRAAYEDQGANGQPSLKSEQSFVLRNSRVDAHGFDQYENVNKMAYGGNNLAIPAKSGAYMVMKQIDLNGLSELQIFAVAPKPQLNATGGKAELRIGSPTGKLIGESQFLEATDKMDFNPTVLHLPIKLDASINTPQDIYVVFVNPKSGGQSMMVVMGLEFKLAGEQGSTEDAALSAKATDKTSADFFVGQWEATFIGTPNGDASMIMDLVRKDGKLTGNITPKNADGKPVPLDKIEESADKIVVYFSTSGYDVNVSFEKQDNDNLAGSLMGMFKAKAVRMR
- a CDS encoding NUDIX hydrolase produces the protein MQPLNEQDYIQQISIDCVIFGYQKKELKVLVPKLAFKGNFSSLPGGFILQNESIDQAARRILEARTGLKDIYLEQFRVFGDLGRNNMPFFEQIVDLNQDQEGAEPFSQKELEWLTRRFISIGYYALVDIHQVVPQKSEIDQSIGWYNIKELPSMIMDHNQIVNSALQSLRLSLDQKLIGFTLLPEIFTMKDLQELYETIYDKPFARNNFQKKILELDVLDRLEKKFTGAANKAPYLYRFRK